Proteins from a genomic interval of Caulobacter rhizosphaerae:
- the secF gene encoding protein translocase subunit SecF, with protein sequence MAWPLIRLIPRQTHFRFVKWAPVAAAISALLIAGSCVSFFTQGLNLGIDFKGGIAMEARMPTPVPLAELRGELGRIGVHDAQVQGFGSPNSAMIRFLPEAGQNANAEAAEIKQKLVAHFPTMTMPAPSVIGAKVSGELLGSGFKALGIALVLMLGYIWFRFQWQFGVGAVVAVFHDIILTLGLLSVLQIEFSMTSIAALLTVIGYSMNEKVITFDRLKENLRKYKTTPLRDIIDLSENERLSRTIITGSTALLALGGTMVFGGPVLFPLVFTMTFGILIGTYSSVYIALPLILVWGVKRGDEEATPIKLGAGTRP encoded by the coding sequence ATGGCTTGGCCCCTCATCCGCCTGATCCCCCGCCAGACCCACTTCCGCTTCGTGAAGTGGGCTCCGGTCGCCGCGGCGATCTCCGCCCTGCTGATCGCCGGCTCGTGCGTCTCGTTCTTCACCCAGGGCCTGAACCTGGGCATCGACTTCAAGGGCGGCATCGCCATGGAAGCGCGCATGCCCACGCCCGTTCCGCTGGCCGAGCTTCGCGGCGAGCTGGGTCGGATCGGCGTTCACGACGCCCAGGTCCAAGGCTTCGGCTCGCCCAACTCCGCCATGATCCGTTTTCTGCCGGAGGCGGGCCAGAACGCCAACGCCGAGGCGGCCGAGATCAAGCAGAAGCTGGTCGCCCACTTCCCGACCATGACCATGCCGGCCCCGTCGGTGATCGGCGCCAAGGTCTCGGGCGAGCTGCTGGGGTCGGGCTTCAAGGCCCTGGGCATCGCCCTGGTGCTGATGCTGGGCTACATCTGGTTCCGGTTCCAGTGGCAGTTCGGCGTCGGCGCCGTGGTGGCCGTGTTCCACGACATCATCCTGACACTGGGTCTGTTATCGGTGCTGCAGATCGAGTTCTCGATGACCTCGATCGCCGCCCTGCTGACGGTGATCGGCTACTCCATGAACGAGAAGGTCATCACCTTCGACCGGCTCAAGGAGAACCTGCGCAAGTACAAGACCACCCCGCTGCGCGACATCATCGACCTGTCGGAGAACGAGCGTCTGTCGCGGACGATCATCACCGGCTCCACGGCCCTGCTGGCCCTGGGCGGCACGATGGTGTTCGGCGGCCCGGTGCTGTTCCCGCTGGTCTTCACCATGACCTTCGGCATCCTGATCGGCACCTATTCGTCGGTCTATATCGCCCTGCCGCTGATCCTCGTCTGGGGCGTCAAGCGGGGCGACGAAGAAGCCACGCCGATCAAGCTCGGCGCCGGCACACGGCCCTGA
- the secD gene encoding protein translocase subunit SecD — protein MLTLSRWKVTAVILSVIFGIVFSLPNVLPQKTLDALPGWVPHQKLNLGLDLQGGSYLLYEVDTDALRAERLTNMVEDVRTTLRNDQIEFGELGEAGGVVRVRITDPAKVDQAVSLLRRSIGGQLQGTVTGRDTTVTNNGDGQLELAFVPEAAKADAAKAVTQSIETIRRRIDALGTKEPTITRQGSNRIVIQAAGESDPARLQAVIGQTAKLTFQMVDETVTQEDMVAGRIPPGVVVIPGTQPGEPPIPVAKRALVTGEDLVNANQEFDQNGAPAVGFRFGGSGARKFGDATTRNVGKRFAIVLDGKYISAPRINQPLPGGSGIITGNFTPESAAELALLLRSGALPAKLNLEEQRTVGAELGADAVRAGAISLAIGAAAMFVFIILAYGLFGVFAALALVANVLLIVGIMSMTQATLTFPGIAGLILTLAVAVDANVLIYERMRDEAAAGRSPMSAADTGFRRAMVSIMDANITSLISAAIMFGFGSGPIKGFAWTLSIGVFTSVFTAIIITQVLIGWWFKTARPKKLPIA, from the coding sequence ATGCTGACCCTCTCCCGCTGGAAAGTCACCGCCGTCATCCTGTCGGTGATCTTCGGCATCGTCTTCTCCCTGCCCAACGTGCTGCCGCAGAAGACGCTCGACGCGCTTCCAGGCTGGGTTCCCCACCAGAAGCTCAACCTGGGGCTCGACCTGCAGGGCGGCTCGTACCTGCTCTACGAGGTCGACACCGATGCGCTGCGGGCCGAACGCCTGACCAACATGGTCGAGGACGTGCGCACCACCCTGCGCAACGACCAGATCGAGTTCGGCGAACTGGGCGAGGCGGGCGGCGTCGTGCGGGTGCGCATCACCGATCCGGCCAAGGTGGACCAGGCGGTCAGCCTGCTGCGCCGCTCGATCGGCGGCCAGCTGCAAGGGACGGTTACCGGGCGCGATACGACCGTGACCAATAATGGCGATGGCCAGCTGGAACTTGCCTTCGTGCCGGAAGCGGCCAAGGCGGACGCCGCCAAGGCCGTGACCCAGTCGATCGAGACGATCCGACGCCGGATCGACGCCCTGGGCACCAAGGAACCGACGATCACCCGCCAGGGCAGCAACCGGATCGTCATCCAGGCGGCCGGCGAAAGCGACCCCGCCCGCCTGCAGGCCGTGATCGGCCAGACCGCCAAGCTGACCTTCCAGATGGTCGACGAGACGGTCACCCAGGAAGACATGGTCGCTGGCCGCATCCCGCCTGGCGTGGTGGTCATCCCGGGCACCCAGCCCGGCGAGCCGCCGATCCCAGTGGCCAAGCGCGCCTTGGTGACCGGCGAGGACCTGGTTAACGCCAACCAGGAGTTCGACCAGAACGGCGCGCCCGCGGTCGGTTTCCGCTTCGGCGGTTCCGGCGCCCGCAAGTTCGGTGACGCCACCACCCGCAACGTCGGCAAGCGCTTCGCCATCGTGCTGGACGGCAAATACATCTCGGCCCCCAGGATCAATCAGCCGCTGCCGGGCGGTTCGGGCATCATCACCGGCAACTTCACGCCGGAAAGCGCCGCCGAACTGGCCCTGCTGCTGCGGTCGGGCGCCTTGCCCGCCAAGCTGAACCTGGAAGAGCAGCGCACCGTCGGAGCCGAGCTGGGCGCCGACGCCGTCCGGGCCGGGGCCATCTCCCTGGCCATCGGCGCGGCGGCGATGTTCGTGTTCATCATCCTGGCCTACGGCCTGTTCGGGGTGTTCGCGGCCCTGGCCCTGGTGGCCAACGTGCTGCTGATCGTCGGCATCATGTCGATGACCCAGGCCACCCTGACCTTCCCCGGCATCGCCGGCCTGATCCTGACCCTGGCGGTGGCGGTCGACGCCAACGTGCTGATCTACGAACGGATGCGGGACGAGGCCGCGGCGGGACGATCGCCGATGTCGGCGGCGGACACGGGCTTCCGCCGGGCCATGGTCTCGATCATGGACGCCAACATCACCAGCCTGATCTCCGCCGCGATCATGTTCGGGTTCGGCTCGGGCCCCATCAAGGGCTTCGCCTGGACCCTGTCGATCGGCGTGTTCACCTCGGTGTTCACCGCCATCATCATCACTCAAGTGCTCATCGGCTGGTGGTTCAAGACCGCCCGTCCGAAGAAGCTGCCGATCGCTTAG
- the yajC gene encoding preprotein translocase subunit YajC, which produces MSGGLQAQLIQIAPIILMVVLFYFMLIRPQQTRAKQHAAAIAAVKRGDNVVLSNGMLGKVVRVEETEVGVEIAQGVTVKVVKSMIAEIRAKGEPAPANDPKS; this is translated from the coding sequence ATGTCCGGTGGACTGCAAGCCCAACTGATCCAGATCGCGCCCATCATCCTGATGGTCGTGCTCTTCTATTTCATGCTGATCCGCCCGCAGCAGACGCGCGCCAAGCAGCACGCCGCGGCCATCGCCGCCGTCAAGCGCGGCGACAACGTCGTGCTGTCGAACGGCATGCTGGGCAAGGTCGTCCGGGTCGAGGAGACCGAGGTCGGCGTCGAGATCGCCCAGGGCGTGACCGTCAAGGTGGTCAAGAGCATGATCGCCGAGATCCGCGCCAAGGGCGAACCGGCCCCGGCCAACGATCCCAAGAGCTGA
- a CDS encoding ATP-binding protein translates to MNDAALPLLARIADALERLAPAAPAAPDFGAGRLFRHEPKGDGFVPAPDYPMPLDLLIGVERQKDRFVENLRRFAVGLPCNHVLLWGVRGTGKSSLTKAAFMGMAAEYPALKLIEVDRDEVAALPPLFDVLRSCAERFVVLCDDLSFEDGAAAAKALKSALEGGVAGPPENVLFVATSNRRHLMPRDHVETQGAIAAAENAEEEMSVSDRFGLWIGFPPMDQPTYLAAIHGYAERFGLQVENLERRALQWSQLRGARSGRVAYQFIRDLAGELGVNLPA, encoded by the coding sequence ATGAACGACGCCGCCCTGCCCCTGCTCGCCCGCATCGCCGACGCCCTGGAGCGCCTGGCCCCCGCGGCTCCCGCCGCGCCCGACTTCGGGGCCGGACGGCTGTTCCGGCACGAGCCGAAAGGCGACGGCTTCGTCCCCGCCCCCGACTATCCGATGCCGCTGGACCTGCTGATCGGCGTCGAGCGGCAGAAGGACCGGTTCGTCGAGAACCTCCGCCGCTTCGCCGTCGGCCTGCCCTGCAACCACGTGTTGCTGTGGGGCGTGCGCGGCACGGGCAAGAGCTCGCTGACCAAGGCCGCCTTCATGGGGATGGCCGCCGAGTATCCGGCCCTGAAGCTGATCGAGGTCGATCGCGACGAGGTCGCGGCGTTGCCGCCGCTATTTGATGTGCTGCGGTCGTGCGCGGAGCGCTTCGTGGTGCTGTGCGACGACCTGTCGTTCGAGGACGGGGCGGCGGCGGCCAAGGCGCTGAAATCGGCCCTGGAGGGCGGCGTGGCCGGCCCGCCGGAGAACGTGCTGTTCGTGGCCACCTCCAACCGCCGCCACCTGATGCCGCGCGACCATGTCGAGACGCAAGGCGCGATCGCCGCGGCCGAGAACGCCGAGGAGGAGATGAGCGTCTCCGACCGCTTCGGCCTGTGGATCGGCTTTCCGCCCATGGACCAGCCCACCTACCTGGCGGCGATCCACGGCTATGCCGAGCGCTTCGGGCTGCAGGTCGAGAACCTTGAGCGCCGGGCGCTGCAGTGGTCGCAGCTGCGCGGCGCCCGCTCGGGCCGGGTGGCCTACCAGTTCATCCGTGACCTGGCCGGGGAGCTGGGTGTAAACCTGCCCGCCTAA
- a CDS encoding LysM peptidoglycan-binding domain-containing protein, which yields MRQLWTRAAVIALTAGTLAACESTGGAQYPTRSQAPTPNFPIVQAPPANQQPEGPSTPPDEPQPTFSAPAGSVGVSSQPLAPATTTQPLPPPPPPPVAEARPAPAPAARPVVVTTVGGPVVTIAGPPKSYKVKSGDNIDAIARTLGTTRAQLAKDNDLKSPYRIHPGLVLQGPETKDAKAYVVQTGDTMFAIAKRFSVPAAALAEENELSTGSAIRKGQKLRLPEGYRDKGPSRTTVMQPVAQGPASGAPSSGDLPPIGSPSSHATAPAPSRDVEEEEVPAGRPVTTTTVSVTGPVVEVAGPRRAYTVKRGDNIDAIARTLDTTRADLAKDNDLKAPYRINPGQKLKGPETTAKAYVVQTGDTLANVAKRFNVKPAALAEENNLRTSAAIKKGQKLRLPSGYRDKGPLKTTVTTAPPAPRPTTPRPVTPTPSYTPPAATTPPASLPSSPRPYTPSPSSSYPRTPTGPVSAQPVTPPPSSGQIIGSTPPPTEAEITAAGRGRFVWPLQGETISDFGPKGAGQRNDGVDIRAPAGTPVRAAAAGEVVYAGNQVPGFGNLVLVKHADGWVTAYAHLADIQVKMRQQVAQGATLGSVGQTGGASEPKLHFEVRYAPTPKDKARPVDPGLVLPK from the coding sequence ATGAGGCAGTTGTGGACGCGCGCGGCGGTGATCGCCCTGACGGCTGGAACGCTCGCGGCCTGCGAGAGCACGGGCGGCGCGCAGTATCCCACCCGGAGCCAGGCTCCGACTCCGAACTTCCCGATCGTCCAGGCCCCGCCGGCCAACCAGCAGCCCGAGGGGCCCTCGACCCCGCCCGACGAGCCGCAACCCACCTTCTCCGCGCCCGCCGGCAGCGTCGGCGTCTCCAGCCAGCCTCTGGCCCCGGCCACGACCACCCAGCCGCTGCCGCCTCCGCCGCCCCCTCCCGTCGCTGAAGCCCGTCCGGCCCCGGCGCCGGCCGCGCGTCCGGTGGTGGTCACCACCGTCGGCGGCCCCGTGGTGACGATCGCCGGCCCGCCCAAGAGCTACAAGGTCAAGTCGGGCGACAATATCGACGCCATCGCCCGCACCCTGGGCACCACCCGCGCCCAGCTGGCCAAGGACAACGACCTGAAGTCGCCGTACCGGATCCATCCGGGCCTGGTGCTGCAGGGGCCGGAGACCAAGGACGCCAAGGCCTACGTCGTCCAGACAGGCGACACGATGTTCGCCATCGCCAAGCGCTTCTCGGTCCCGGCCGCGGCCCTGGCCGAGGAGAACGAGCTGAGCACCGGCTCGGCGATCCGCAAGGGCCAGAAGCTGCGCCTGCCGGAAGGCTACAGGGACAAGGGTCCCAGCCGCACCACCGTGATGCAGCCGGTCGCCCAGGGCCCGGCCAGCGGCGCGCCGTCGTCCGGCGACCTGCCGCCGATCGGTTCGCCGTCCAGCCACGCGACCGCGCCGGCTCCGTCCCGCGACGTCGAGGAGGAGGAGGTCCCCGCCGGCCGTCCGGTCACCACCACGACGGTCAGCGTCACGGGGCCCGTGGTCGAGGTCGCCGGCCCGCGCCGCGCCTACACCGTCAAGCGGGGCGACAATATCGACGCCATCGCCCGCACCCTGGACACCACCCGCGCCGACCTGGCCAAGGACAACGACCTCAAGGCGCCGTATCGCATCAATCCCGGCCAGAAGCTGAAGGGCCCGGAAACCACCGCCAAGGCCTATGTGGTCCAGACCGGCGACACCCTGGCCAATGTCGCCAAGCGCTTCAACGTCAAGCCGGCCGCCCTGGCCGAAGAGAACAATCTGCGCACCTCGGCGGCGATCAAGAAGGGCCAGAAACTGCGCCTGCCGTCCGGCTATCGCGACAAGGGCCCGCTGAAGACCACGGTAACGACCGCCCCGCCGGCGCCGCGTCCCACGACCCCGCGCCCGGTCACGCCGACCCCCAGCTACACCCCGCCGGCCGCCACTACGCCGCCGGCCTCGCTGCCGTCGTCACCGCGCCCTTATACGCCGTCGCCCAGTTCCAGCTATCCGCGCACGCCCACCGGTCCGGTCTCGGCCCAGCCGGTGACGCCGCCGCCGTCCTCGGGCCAGATCATCGGCAGCACCCCGCCGCCGACCGAGGCCGAGATCACCGCCGCCGGTCGCGGCCGCTTCGTGTGGCCGCTGCAGGGCGAGACGATCTCGGACTTCGGCCCCAAGGGCGCCGGCCAGCGCAACGACGGCGTCGATATCCGCGCGCCGGCCGGCACGCCGGTCCGCGCCGCCGCGGCGGGCGAGGTGGTCTATGCCGGCAACCAGGTGCCCGGCTTCGGCAACCTGGTGCTGGTCAAGCATGCGGACGGCTGGGTGACGGCCTACGCCCACCTCGCGGACATCCAGGTCAAGATGCGCCAGCAGGTCGCCCAGGGGGCCACGCTCGGTTCGGTCGGCCAGACCGGCGGCGCCAGCGAGCCGAAGCTGCACTTCGAGGTCCGCTACGCGCCCACGCCCAAGGACAAGGCGCGGCCGGTGGATCCGGGTCTGGTGCTGCCGAAGTAG